The Elusimicrobiota bacterium genome includes a region encoding these proteins:
- a CDS encoding phosphatidylglycerophosphatase A: MGLSRCDRASVCLATGLYLSYIPSTLLGALSRAKFFEWARGRRWTGAGLMGTCAGLALAPLLPTAPLRFAAFWACAVAASCWLCDRAEKAFGVHDDPRIVLDEVVGFWTAIAFLPPRLPVWMAAFVLFRILDAWKLPPWSWLERLPGGLGVVADDVGAGVAANIGLRALLWFVPWFGL; the protein is encoded by the coding sequence ATGGGGCTGAGCCGCTGCGACCGCGCGTCGGTCTGCCTTGCCACCGGACTCTATTTAAGCTATATTCCCTCGACGTTATTGGGCGCCCTTTCCAGGGCAAAGTTCTTTGAGTGGGCGCGGGGACGGCGCTGGACCGGGGCGGGGCTGATGGGAACCTGCGCAGGCTTGGCCCTGGCCCCGCTGCTGCCGACGGCGCCTCTGCGCTTCGCCGCCTTCTGGGCCTGCGCCGTGGCGGCGTCCTGCTGGCTCTGCGACCGTGCGGAGAAGGCCTTCGGCGTCCACGACGACCCGCGCATCGTGCTCGACGAGGTCGTCGGCTTCTGGACGGCGATCGCCTTCCTGCCGCCGCGGCTGCCGGTCTGGATGGCCGCTTTTGTGCTGTTCCGGATCCTGGACGCGTGGAAGCTGCCGCCTTGGAGCTGGCTGGAGCGGCTGCCGGGCGGCCTGGGAGTGGTCGCCGACGACGTGGGCGCGGGCGTCGCGGCCAACATCGGTCTGCGTGCCCTGCTCTGGTTCGTGCCTTGGTTCGGCCTGTGA
- a CDS encoding glutamine amidotransferase, with protein MSLSLEWGGGWTGALAALALAAAMIWHGRRTPARGVLLALRVLAAAALAVALLQPTVAVSEPQLFKPRLLVLVDNGHPMAAPARIGGLPLLRSASRLRAALDWLRGQRRSLEVRCQPEFYALSDRGRRLAGWSELDGLSVSAAGLRPAAALRDAADEQGPESRPERAWLLSDGNAESDPELERALAELRLPVDVVGVGPSQRERGVAFVDLKTPDFAFLHGRVSVEAAVEASALSGRVLELSLLKRSAVDRQRWETVERRESLIRTDLETVVATFTATAESLGSESYRVAARAGSAQGARDFRMEVIRQKYRIMYLAGRPSAEYANLREFLKSNPNHELVSFVILRNPENPTLVPDNELSLIPFPAPEIFVQTISQFDLFILENFSYERFRAQIPLAYLDSLRSFVAAGGALLVIGGENAFSLGGYRGTPLEEVLPVKLSSRVPDFIGGLFRAKPVALSHPLVQLYDTPEQSRAAWEALPELDGYGQFVAARPGAAVLAAHPRARTDEGEPVPIFAIRDYGRGKVMLVSSDSTWRWRLGGALDWRTANFYGRFWTRAVQYLTGSLELSKVKFAPLPDRLPSREPAVVALRVFDEGFAPAAAAATELKVLWTAPDGTVREVVPRETGPGAYAVEMTGLAPGWNRLKAMARYQGKAWGEDEARFEWAQTPPEAPMDRKWLRRVAEATGGTFSELSAADAAALLEKLSPVRRQSEIVRRRRLCTSLWWLTAALALLLCEWAARRWRGHP; from the coding sequence ATGAGTCTCTCCCTGGAATGGGGCGGCGGTTGGACGGGAGCCCTGGCGGCGCTGGCGCTGGCCGCCGCAATGATCTGGCACGGGCGCCGCACCCCGGCGCGCGGCGTCCTGCTGGCCCTGCGGGTCCTGGCCGCGGCCGCCCTGGCGGTGGCCCTGTTGCAGCCGACAGTCGCGGTCAGCGAGCCGCAGCTCTTCAAGCCAAGGCTGCTGGTCCTCGTCGACAACGGCCATCCCATGGCCGCGCCGGCGCGCATCGGGGGGCTGCCCCTGCTGCGCTCCGCCAGCCGCCTGCGCGCGGCCTTGGACTGGCTGCGGGGCCAGCGCCGGTCCTTGGAGGTCCGCTGCCAGCCGGAATTCTACGCCCTCAGCGACCGCGGCCGCAGGCTGGCGGGCTGGAGCGAGCTCGACGGGCTGAGCGTCTCGGCGGCCGGCTTGCGGCCGGCTGCGGCCCTGCGCGACGCAGCCGACGAGCAGGGGCCCGAGTCGCGGCCGGAGCGGGCCTGGCTGCTCAGCGACGGCAACGCCGAATCCGACCCGGAGCTCGAGCGGGCGCTGGCCGAGCTGCGCCTGCCCGTCGATGTGGTGGGCGTAGGCCCTTCCCAGCGGGAGCGCGGCGTCGCCTTCGTCGATCTGAAGACCCCTGACTTCGCCTTCCTGCACGGCCGCGTCAGCGTGGAGGCCGCAGTGGAGGCGTCGGCTCTGTCCGGCCGGGTCCTGGAACTCAGCTTGCTCAAGAGGAGCGCCGTGGACCGGCAGCGCTGGGAGACGGTGGAGCGCCGGGAGTCCCTTATACGTACGGACCTGGAGACCGTGGTGGCCACGTTCACGGCTACGGCCGAGTCCTTGGGCTCGGAGAGCTACAGGGTCGCCGCGCGAGCCGGGTCCGCCCAGGGCGCCCGGGATTTCCGCATGGAGGTCATACGGCAGAAATACCGCATCATGTACCTGGCCGGCCGGCCCAGCGCCGAGTACGCGAACCTGCGCGAATTCCTGAAATCCAATCCCAACCATGAGCTGGTCTCCTTCGTCATCCTGCGCAATCCGGAGAACCCCACGCTCGTCCCGGACAACGAGCTCTCGCTCATCCCCTTCCCGGCCCCGGAGATCTTCGTGCAGACCATCAGTCAATTCGACCTCTTCATCCTGGAGAATTTCTCCTACGAGCGCTTCCGCGCCCAGATCCCATTGGCCTACCTCGACTCGCTGCGCAGCTTCGTGGCCGCGGGCGGGGCCCTGCTGGTCATCGGCGGCGAGAACGCCTTCAGCCTCGGCGGGTATCGCGGCACGCCTCTGGAGGAGGTCCTGCCGGTCAAGCTCTCCAGCCGGGTCCCGGACTTCATCGGCGGGCTGTTCCGGGCCAAGCCCGTGGCGCTGAGCCATCCGCTCGTGCAGCTCTACGATACGCCTGAGCAGTCCCGCGCCGCCTGGGAGGCCCTGCCCGAGCTCGACGGCTACGGACAGTTCGTCGCCGCGCGGCCGGGGGCCGCGGTGCTGGCCGCGCATCCGCGGGCCCGCACCGATGAGGGCGAGCCGGTGCCCATCTTCGCGATCCGGGACTATGGACGGGGCAAGGTCATGCTGGTCAGCTCGGATTCGACCTGGCGCTGGCGCCTGGGCGGGGCCTTGGATTGGCGGACCGCGAACTTCTACGGCCGGTTCTGGACCCGGGCCGTGCAGTACCTGACCGGCAGCCTGGAGCTCTCCAAGGTCAAGTTCGCGCCGCTGCCGGACCGCCTGCCTTCCCGGGAGCCGGCCGTGGTCGCCTTGCGGGTCTTCGACGAAGGCTTCGCTCCCGCGGCCGCGGCCGCCACCGAGCTCAAGGTCCTATGGACGGCGCCGGACGGGACAGTGCGCGAGGTCGTGCCTCGGGAGACCGGCCCGGGAGCCTATGCCGTGGAAATGACGGGACTGGCCCCGGGCTGGAACCGGCTCAAGGCCATGGCGCGCTACCAGGGAAAAGCCTGGGGCGAAGACGAGGCGCGCTTCGAGTGGGCCCAGACTCCCCCCGAGGCGCCCATGGACCGGAAGTGGCTGCGCCGGGTGGCTGAGGCCACGGGAGGGACCTTCAGCGAACTCTCCGCCGCCGACGCCGCAGCCCTGCTGGAGAAGCTCTCGCCCGTCCGGCGCCAGTCCGAGATCGTCCGGCGTCGGCGCCTTTGCACCTCGCTTTGGTGGCTCACCGCGGCCCTGGCTCTGCTGCTCTGCGAGTGGGCGGCTCGGCGCTGGCGGGGCCACCCCTAG
- a CDS encoding DUF4159 domain-containing protein, whose translation MTFTDPAVLWALPLGAVPLLLHLLSRRRALAVEFSDLTLLRRVQAQALPRTRLRQWLLAAARSAVVILLIAAYAGPVLEPRGGGQASSAPGRDDGMDLVLLLDRSYSMGVVSQGRTRWTAAREAAAGLLRSLRPSDRVACAAFAERVEGADAGLDWMTPSACQELIDHSPPGWRGTHYAPALRAAYALLAQARSRRDRAVLLLSDGAAHGLRGDFPPPEPGIGLYCLSWPPPPFNATVLSARPERGGTSDQPALRVRLWASAKADSSLDLWQERTRLGASAVALRGRAETASSVPLPAARPGAASTWSGRVELRPDALPADDPHYYSFRQPRRARLLVLYGDPAFLRSPHAGYFLQDLFAGSGKRLLEWDADFAESGRLGSSVARLSDYDAVALADVQSLSVSVAAALEAYVRQGGGLWLFPGSREGSAVLGGLSQWLPVRVSAAAEPEPARGLRLEAGAGGIGGSAGTGRADFHTAGATFAAWREFELDKVALTRRLDLAPRPGGKVWIRTPSGAPLLASSGYGIGRVAVWAAPLDAVSGNLPVKPVFAALVSASLSLLREPAGGIEDFGVKVGEPIVRAWSRQEAAPARVRVRSPEGRSATLWVKDRRVAYSETERPGLYVMEDDSGSRVYAVNLDRGTGESELAPAASAFWRDLGVERLREEFWLKVRGREARGAVLAAAAACLILEMLLCLPRAFALVLLLAGLTVPSEAQQGDRFVWTQLKLGATWDPYPDAPAEALQLLGTVTSVLVEPQRRVITLKDPALFTSPLVILAGREAPPPLDAEDARRLRAYLTAGGMLWIEDTSGLARSSFDRWVRGTLKDVLAESELQPLPADHVVFRTFFFLRGAAGRVMVRGTLEGVSWGERTAVLYSRDDLLGAWVKDALGRPLLPCLPGGEAQRHNARKLTLDILMYSLTGSYKSDAVHQPYLLQKMRLGIP comes from the coding sequence ATGACCTTCACCGATCCGGCCGTGCTTTGGGCCTTGCCCTTGGGCGCCGTGCCTCTGCTCCTGCACCTGCTGTCGCGGCGCCGGGCGCTGGCGGTGGAGTTCTCGGACCTGACCTTGCTGCGCCGGGTCCAGGCCCAGGCCTTGCCGCGCACCAGGCTGCGCCAATGGCTCTTGGCCGCGGCCCGCAGCGCCGTCGTGATACTCCTGATCGCGGCCTATGCCGGACCGGTTCTGGAGCCGCGCGGCGGCGGGCAGGCGTCCTCCGCTCCCGGAAGGGACGACGGGATGGACCTCGTGCTGCTCTTGGACCGCTCTTATTCCATGGGGGTCGTGAGCCAGGGCCGCACGCGCTGGACCGCGGCGCGCGAGGCGGCGGCGGGACTGCTGCGCAGCCTGCGTCCCTCCGACCGCGTGGCCTGCGCCGCCTTCGCGGAGCGCGTGGAGGGAGCCGACGCCGGGCTCGACTGGATGACCCCGAGCGCCTGCCAGGAACTCATCGACCATTCTCCGCCGGGCTGGCGCGGCACCCATTACGCTCCCGCCCTGCGGGCCGCCTACGCGCTTCTGGCGCAGGCGCGCTCCCGCAGAGACCGCGCCGTCCTGCTTCTGAGCGACGGCGCGGCCCATGGACTGCGCGGGGATTTCCCGCCGCCGGAGCCCGGAATCGGCCTTTACTGCCTATCCTGGCCGCCCCCCCCTTTCAACGCGACGGTGCTCTCCGCCCGCCCGGAGCGCGGCGGCACCTCGGATCAGCCGGCCCTGCGCGTCAGGCTGTGGGCCTCGGCCAAGGCGGACTCGTCCTTGGACCTGTGGCAGGAGCGCACGCGCCTGGGGGCCAGCGCCGTGGCTCTGCGGGGCCGGGCCGAGACCGCCTCGTCCGTGCCCTTGCCCGCCGCTCGACCGGGGGCCGCTTCGACGTGGTCCGGCCGGGTGGAGTTGCGGCCGGACGCCCTGCCGGCCGACGATCCCCATTACTACTCCTTCCGGCAGCCGCGCCGCGCCCGGCTGCTGGTCCTTTACGGCGACCCCGCCTTCCTGCGCTCGCCGCACGCCGGCTATTTCCTGCAGGACCTCTTCGCGGGGTCCGGCAAGCGGCTGCTGGAATGGGACGCGGATTTCGCGGAGTCGGGCCGGCTCGGCTCTTCCGTGGCGCGGCTCTCGGATTACGACGCCGTGGCGTTGGCTGATGTCCAGTCGCTCTCCGTCTCCGTCGCCGCGGCTCTGGAGGCTTATGTCAGGCAGGGCGGAGGCTTGTGGTTGTTCCCAGGCAGCCGCGAAGGCTCCGCCGTCCTGGGCGGCTTGTCGCAATGGCTGCCGGTCCGAGTCTCGGCCGCGGCCGAGCCGGAGCCGGCGCGGGGCCTGCGTCTGGAGGCGGGCGCCGGCGGTATCGGAGGTTCCGCCGGCACCGGCCGGGCGGATTTCCATACGGCCGGCGCGACCTTCGCGGCATGGCGCGAATTCGAGCTCGACAAGGTCGCGCTGACCCGCCGGTTGGATTTGGCGCCGCGCCCGGGAGGCAAGGTCTGGATCCGGACCCCCTCCGGCGCACCTCTTCTGGCTTCGTCGGGTTATGGCATCGGCCGCGTGGCCGTCTGGGCCGCGCCGCTGGACGCCGTCTCCGGAAACCTCCCGGTCAAGCCAGTCTTCGCCGCTTTGGTGTCCGCCTCCCTCTCTCTGCTGCGCGAACCCGCGGGCGGGATCGAGGATTTCGGCGTGAAGGTGGGCGAGCCCATCGTCAGGGCCTGGTCGCGCCAGGAGGCGGCGCCGGCCCGGGTGCGGGTGCGTTCACCCGAGGGGCGCAGCGCCACCCTCTGGGTCAAGGACCGGCGGGTCGCCTACTCCGAGACGGAGCGGCCCGGACTCTATGTCATGGAAGACGACTCCGGCAGCAGGGTCTACGCCGTCAATCTCGACCGCGGCACCGGCGAGAGCGAACTGGCGCCGGCCGCCTCGGCCTTCTGGCGGGACTTGGGCGTGGAGCGCCTGCGCGAGGAGTTCTGGCTCAAGGTGCGCGGCCGCGAAGCGCGCGGCGCGGTCCTGGCGGCGGCCGCCGCCTGCCTAATCCTCGAGATGCTCCTCTGCCTGCCGCGGGCCTTCGCCCTCGTGCTTCTGTTGGCTGGCCTGACCGTCCCGTCAGAGGCCCAGCAGGGAGACCGGTTCGTGTGGACCCAGCTCAAGCTTGGAGCGACCTGGGACCCCTATCCGGACGCTCCCGCCGAGGCGCTGCAGCTCCTGGGCACGGTGACCAGCGTCCTGGTGGAACCGCAGAGGCGCGTCATCACCCTCAAGGACCCGGCGCTCTTCACTTCCCCCCTGGTCATCCTGGCGGGGCGCGAAGCCCCGCCGCCGCTCGACGCCGAGGATGCGCGGCGCCTGCGCGCCTACCTGACCGCGGGCGGGATGCTCTGGATCGAGGACACCTCGGGGTTGGCGAGGAGCTCCTTCGACCGCTGGGTGCGCGGCACGCTCAAAGACGTGCTCGCCGAGTCCGAGCTCCAGCCGCTGCCTGCGGACCACGTGGTCTTCAGGACCTTCTTCTTCCTGCGCGGGGCTGCGGGCCGGGTCATGGTGCGCGGGACTTTGGAAGGGGTCTCCTGGGGAGAGCGCACGGCCGTGCTCTACTCCCGCGACGACCTTCTGGGAGCCTGGGTCAAGGACGCCCTGGGACGGCCGCTTTTGCCCTGCCTTCCCGGCGGAGAGGCCCAGAGGCACAACGCGCGCAAGCTCACCCTCGACATCCTGATGTACTCGCTGACCGGCAGCTACAAGTCGGACGCCGTGCATCAGCCTTATCTGCTCCAGAAGATGCGCCTGGGGATCCCATGA
- a CDS encoding DUF58 domain-containing protein: MRYLDPVALAKLRNLRLNLRRMTAEGHLTGRHRSSARGISHEFAQHRAYVPGDEIKALDWKVFARQERFYVRQYQSENILTGMILLDASGSMAYAAGGRPAKWENACRLAMAVSFLVLAEGDSVGLATFDTQPREFIPPRTSFGQLEVIDSLLGRSRAGGETDLSAALEASAARIRRRSLVVLISDLLGDCDAILKVVKALQARRHELMVLQVLDPAERDFGFAGPIVFRGLEDQRELFCDASSLQAAYREAFHRQQRLYEAGFHGADISFLSFYNDRPWDEDLARLLGRRP, encoded by the coding sequence ATGCGTTATCTCGACCCCGTCGCTTTGGCCAAGCTGCGCAACCTCCGCCTCAACCTGCGCCGCATGACCGCCGAGGGCCATCTGACCGGCCGCCACCGCAGTTCGGCCCGGGGCATCTCGCACGAGTTCGCCCAGCATCGCGCCTATGTCCCCGGCGACGAGATCAAGGCCCTCGACTGGAAGGTCTTCGCGCGCCAGGAGCGCTTCTACGTGCGCCAGTACCAATCCGAGAACATCCTGACCGGCATGATCCTCCTCGACGCTTCGGGCTCCATGGCCTACGCCGCCGGTGGCCGCCCGGCCAAGTGGGAGAACGCCTGCCGCCTGGCCATGGCCGTCTCCTTCCTGGTCCTCGCCGAGGGCGACTCCGTGGGCCTGGCCACCTTCGACACGCAGCCGCGGGAGTTCATCCCCCCTCGGACCAGCTTCGGACAGCTCGAGGTCATCGATTCTCTGCTGGGGCGCAGCCGGGCCGGCGGCGAGACCGACCTCTCCGCGGCCCTGGAGGCCTCGGCCGCCCGCATCCGGCGCCGCTCCTTGGTCGTCCTGATCTCGGACCTTCTCGGAGACTGCGACGCCATCCTCAAGGTGGTCAAGGCCCTGCAGGCGCGCCGCCATGAGCTCATGGTCCTGCAGGTGCTCGACCCGGCCGAGAGGGACTTCGGCTTCGCGGGCCCCATCGTGTTCCGGGGACTGGAGGACCAACGGGAGCTCTTCTGCGACGCCTCCTCCCTGCAGGCCGCCTACCGGGAAGCCTTCCATCGCCAACAGAGGCTCTATGAGGCGGGCTTCCACGGCGCCGACATCTCCTTCCTGAGCTTCTACAACGACCGCCCCTGGGACGAGGACCTGGCGCGTCTGCTGGGCCGCCGCCCATGA
- a CDS encoding VOC family protein: MTFKFAHNNLNVLDLQKSLDFYSQALGLKETRRINAADGSFILVFLGDGVTAHKLELTWLRDRKGKYNLGDNEIHLAFTTPDYPGAHRQHKEMGCICYENEKMGIYFIEDPDGYWLEILPEKR, encoded by the coding sequence ATGACCTTCAAGTTCGCGCACAACAATCTCAACGTGCTGGACCTCCAGAAGAGCCTGGACTTCTACTCCCAGGCCCTGGGGCTCAAGGAGACCCGGCGCATCAACGCCGCGGACGGGAGCTTCATCCTGGTGTTCCTCGGAGACGGCGTCACCGCGCACAAGCTGGAACTGACTTGGCTGCGCGACCGCAAGGGAAAGTACAACCTCGGCGACAACGAGATCCATCTGGCTTTCACCACCCCCGACTATCCGGGCGCCCACAGACAGCACAAAGAGATGGGCTGCATCTGCTACGAGAACGAGAAGATGGGCATCTACTTCATCGAAGACCCTGACGGCTACTGGCTGGAGATCCTGCCGGAAAAGCGCTGA